Proteins encoded in a region of the Streptomyces sp. NBC_00258 genome:
- a CDS encoding tetratricopeptide repeat protein, with protein sequence MTDQAVDAGDTAVSEEEQCPAAEPSPTESQFLGRTRELKELRADIERAGLDTLAGRKAPRARVLLIAGKPGSGRTALAEELVRQVADSYPDGVLRARLTEPDGTPVATERTARDLLTALELTAPAGADEDELSERLREGLATRRVLLLLDDAADAEQVDVLLPETPDCLVVAVSGGPLTGISDVRPCTLGGLDTKSALELLDRYTGSVRITVDPLAAEGLVQICASQPAALVLAGAWLAHRPKAAVADLAKQLRTEGDEGRLLDVLERVFRLSYAALPSAAARILRLLSLAPAGLVDPHTASALAGCSVGAARTTLDDFTKLGLVRSVESPLPQYEVPGCLLPLLRSLTETQDRPAELQLARARMLERTVRLLVSCRAITETDSSPAREKLAGMPRALRFPNPRAAADWLRIRQPALLAAARLAVADGELDTLARRLMAALVRAMVAHFGTQAAAPQLYGIHRLVLDVAERRDLPREKAAALLNLADLDAQTGRTRNALARYRAALDAGREANDTYATGRAMESVGGAHQELGDHDRAADWYGRALAQRLARDEREDVARLHGRIATAHTYAGRYGEALRNWRSAITGYRRNGDVAGQARALSEMARVQEYAGRPEESLATCQEAVEWARRAEDVRLQAALHLRLADTLDRLGDPTAAGLHRGAAERMLGDELPEDASAREHDANACEIRSTSEED encoded by the coding sequence GTGACGGATCAGGCGGTGGACGCCGGCGACACGGCGGTGTCGGAGGAAGAGCAGTGCCCGGCTGCCGAGCCTTCCCCCACGGAGAGTCAGTTCCTCGGCCGCACAAGAGAGTTGAAGGAACTGCGGGCCGACATCGAGCGGGCCGGTCTGGACACACTCGCGGGCCGGAAAGCGCCACGCGCGCGCGTGCTGCTCATCGCGGGCAAGCCCGGATCGGGCAGGACCGCGCTCGCCGAGGAACTCGTACGGCAGGTCGCGGACAGTTACCCGGACGGCGTCCTGAGGGCCCGGCTCACCGAGCCCGACGGCACGCCTGTGGCGACCGAACGAACCGCCCGTGACCTGCTCACCGCTCTCGAACTGACCGCCCCGGCAGGGGCAGACGAGGACGAGCTCTCCGAGCGGCTGCGCGAGGGGCTCGCCACTCGCCGTGTACTGCTCCTGCTCGACGATGCGGCGGACGCCGAGCAGGTCGACGTGCTCCTCCCGGAGACTCCCGACTGTCTTGTCGTGGCCGTCTCCGGCGGACCCCTGACCGGGATCTCCGACGTCCGGCCCTGCACCCTCGGCGGCCTCGACACCAAGTCCGCCCTCGAACTTCTCGACCGGTACACCGGCTCGGTACGCATCACCGTCGACCCGCTGGCGGCCGAAGGACTCGTGCAGATCTGCGCGTCCCAGCCCGCCGCGCTCGTCCTCGCCGGCGCCTGGCTGGCCCACCGGCCCAAGGCGGCCGTGGCCGACCTGGCCAAGCAACTGCGCACCGAGGGTGACGAAGGCCGTCTGCTCGACGTTCTCGAACGCGTCTTCCGTCTCTCGTACGCGGCCCTGCCCTCGGCCGCCGCGCGGATACTGCGACTGCTCTCGCTCGCCCCCGCGGGCCTCGTGGACCCGCACACCGCGTCCGCGCTGGCCGGCTGTTCGGTCGGCGCCGCCCGCACGACTCTGGACGACTTCACCAAGCTCGGCCTCGTCCGGTCCGTCGAGTCGCCCCTGCCGCAGTACGAGGTGCCCGGCTGTCTGCTGCCGCTGCTGCGCTCGCTCACCGAGACCCAGGACCGCCCGGCCGAACTCCAGCTGGCGCGCGCCCGGATGCTGGAGCGGACCGTACGGCTGCTGGTGTCCTGCCGCGCGATCACCGAGACCGACAGCTCGCCGGCCCGCGAGAAACTCGCCGGAATGCCCCGCGCGCTGCGGTTCCCGAACCCCCGCGCGGCCGCCGACTGGCTGCGCATCCGACAGCCCGCGCTGCTCGCCGCGGCCCGGCTCGCGGTCGCCGACGGGGAGCTGGACACGCTGGCCCGCCGACTCATGGCCGCCCTGGTCAGAGCGATGGTCGCGCACTTCGGTACGCAGGCCGCGGCGCCCCAGCTGTACGGCATCCACCGGCTCGTCCTGGACGTGGCCGAGCGCCGGGACCTGCCCCGCGAGAAGGCCGCCGCGCTGCTGAACCTCGCCGACCTGGACGCCCAGACCGGCCGTACGAGGAATGCGCTGGCCCGCTACCGGGCCGCTCTGGACGCCGGGCGCGAGGCGAACGACACGTATGCGACCGGCCGCGCGATGGAATCCGTAGGCGGCGCGCACCAGGAGCTCGGGGACCACGACCGGGCCGCCGACTGGTACGGGCGCGCCCTCGCCCAGCGGCTCGCGCGCGACGAGCGCGAGGACGTGGCCCGGCTGCACGGACGCATCGCCACCGCGCACACCTACGCGGGCCGCTACGGCGAGGCGCTGCGCAACTGGCGCTCGGCGATCACCGGGTACCGCAGGAACGGTGATGTGGCCGGTCAGGCAAGGGCGTTGAGCGAGATGGCGCGGGTTCAGGAGTACGCGGGCCGGCCCGAGGAATCACTCGCCACCTGCCAGGAGGCGGTCGAGTGGGCGCGCCGCGCCGAGGACGTCCGGCTACAGGCCGCGCTGCACCTCCGGCTCGCCGACACGCTGGACCGGCTGGGGGACCCCACGGCCGCCGGGCTGCACCGCGGCGCGGCCGAGCGCATGCTGGGTGACGAGCTCCCAGAGGACGCGTCAGCCAGGGAACACGACGCTAACGCCTGCGAAATCCGTAGTACATCCGAAGAAGATTGA
- a CDS encoding NUDIX domain-containing protein translates to MTIKDTAEEWEVRATETPFVGNKTSVRTDDVVMPDGSAVRRDYQVHPGSVAVLALDDQDRVLVIRQYRHPVRHKLWEIPAGLLDIPGENPLHAAQRELYEEAHVKAEDWRVLTDVFTTPGGCDEAVRIFLARDLAEAEGQRFEVEDEEADMELSRVPVDELVRGVLAGELHNNCLVVGVLSLIAARNGDGLDALRPAEAPWPARPFEA, encoded by the coding sequence ATGACCATCAAGGACACCGCCGAGGAGTGGGAGGTCAGGGCGACCGAGACCCCGTTCGTGGGCAACAAGACCTCCGTGCGCACCGACGACGTGGTCATGCCCGACGGATCGGCCGTCCGCCGCGACTACCAGGTCCACCCGGGTTCGGTCGCCGTCCTCGCCCTCGACGACCAGGACCGCGTCCTGGTCATCCGCCAGTACCGGCACCCCGTACGCCACAAGCTCTGGGAGATCCCGGCCGGTCTGCTCGACATCCCCGGCGAGAACCCGCTGCACGCCGCCCAGCGCGAGCTGTACGAAGAGGCACACGTCAAGGCCGAGGACTGGCGCGTGCTCACCGACGTGTTCACCACGCCCGGCGGTTGCGACGAGGCCGTGCGCATCTTCCTCGCCCGCGATCTCGCCGAGGCCGAGGGGCAGCGCTTCGAGGTCGAGGACGAGGAGGCCGACATGGAGCTTTCCCGTGTCCCGGTCGACGAACTCGTACGGGGCGTCCTCGCCGGGGAGCTGCACAACAACTGCCTGGTCGTGGGCGTGCTTTCGCTGATCGCGGCGCGGAACGGCGACGGCCTGGACGCCCTGCGCCCGGCCGAGGCGCCGTGGCCGGCGCGCCCCTTCGAGGCGTGA
- a CDS encoding CTP synthase yields MPPAAFRSSTATTTKHIFVTGGVASSLGKGLTASSLGALLKARGLRVTMQKLDPYLNVDPGTMNPFQHGEVFVTNDGAETDLDIGHYERFLDVDLDGSANVTTGQVYSTVIAKERRGEYLGDTVQVIPHITNEIKHRIRRMATDDVDVVITEVGGTVGDIESQPFLETVRQVRHEVGRDNVFVVHISLLPYIGPSGELKTKPTQHSVAALRSIGIQPDAIVLRADREVPTAIKRKISLMCDVDEAAVVAAIDAKSIYDIPKVLHTEGLDAYVVRKLDLPFRDVDWTTWDDLLDRVHRPVHEINMALVGKYIDLPDAYLSVTEALRAGGFANKARVKIKWVTSDDCKTPAGAAKQLGDVDAICIPGGFGDRGVSGKVGAIQYARENKIPLLGLCLGLQCIVIEAARNLADIPDANSTEFDSATGHPVISTMAEQLDIVAGDGDMGGTMRLGMYPAKLAEGSIVREVYDGKEYVEERHRHRYEVNNSYRAELEKKAGLQFSGTSPDGKLVEYVEYPRDVHPYLVATQAHPELRSRPTRPHPLFAGLVKAAVERKTAK; encoded by the coding sequence ATGCCGCCCGCTGCTTTCCGAAGCAGCACAGCCACGACGACCAAGCACATCTTCGTCACCGGGGGTGTCGCCTCCTCCCTCGGCAAGGGTCTGACCGCCTCCAGCCTGGGCGCGCTGCTCAAGGCGCGGGGTCTGCGGGTCACCATGCAGAAGCTCGACCCGTATCTGAACGTCGACCCGGGCACCATGAACCCGTTCCAGCACGGTGAGGTGTTCGTCACCAACGACGGCGCCGAGACCGACCTGGACATCGGCCACTACGAGCGCTTCCTCGACGTCGACCTGGACGGCTCCGCCAACGTCACCACCGGGCAGGTCTACTCGACGGTCATCGCCAAGGAGCGGCGCGGCGAGTACCTCGGCGACACCGTGCAGGTCATCCCGCACATCACCAACGAGATCAAGCACCGCATCCGGCGCATGGCCACCGACGACGTCGACGTCGTCATCACGGAGGTCGGCGGCACGGTCGGCGACATCGAGTCGCAGCCGTTCCTGGAGACCGTCCGTCAGGTCCGTCACGAGGTCGGTCGCGACAATGTGTTCGTCGTCCACATCTCGCTCCTTCCGTACATCGGCCCCTCCGGGGAGCTGAAGACGAAGCCGACCCAGCATTCGGTTGCGGCTCTGCGCAGCATCGGTATCCAGCCAGACGCGATCGTGCTGCGGGCCGACCGCGAGGTACCCACCGCGATCAAGCGCAAGATCTCGCTGATGTGCGACGTCGACGAGGCGGCCGTGGTCGCGGCCATCGACGCCAAGTCCATCTACGACATCCCGAAGGTCCTGCACACCGAGGGCCTCGACGCCTACGTCGTCCGCAAGCTGGACCTCCCGTTCCGTGACGTGGACTGGACGACCTGGGACGACCTGCTGGACCGCGTCCACCGCCCGGTCCACGAGATCAACATGGCGCTCGTCGGCAAGTACATCGACCTGCCCGACGCCTATCTTTCGGTCACCGAGGCCCTGCGCGCGGGCGGTTTCGCCAACAAGGCCCGCGTGAAGATCAAGTGGGTCACCTCGGACGACTGCAAGACCCCGGCGGGCGCTGCGAAGCAGCTCGGCGACGTGGACGCGATCTGCATCCCCGGCGGCTTCGGCGACCGCGGCGTGTCCGGCAAGGTCGGCGCCATCCAGTACGCCCGCGAGAACAAGATCCCGCTGCTCGGTCTCTGCCTGGGCCTGCAGTGCATCGTGATCGAGGCCGCGCGCAACCTCGCCGACATCCCGGACGCCAACTCCACCGAGTTCGACTCCGCCACCGGCCACCCGGTCATCTCCACCATGGCCGAGCAGCTCGACATCGTCGCGGGTGACGGCGACATGGGCGGCACGATGCGCCTGGGCATGTACCCCGCCAAGCTCGCCGAGGGCTCGATCGTGCGCGAGGTGTACGACGGCAAGGAGTACGTCGAGGAGCGTCACCGTCACCGCTACGAGGTGAACAACTCCTACCGTGCCGAGCTGGAGAAGAAGGCCGGCCTGCAGTTCTCCGGGACGTCCCCGGACGGCAAGCTCGTGGAGTACGTGGAGTACCCGCGGGACGTCCACCCTTACTTGGTCGCGACGCAGGCACACCCCGAGCTGCGCTCGCGTCCGACCCGGCCGCACCCGCTCTTCGCGGGCCTGGTCAAGGCCGCTGTGGAGCGCAAGACGGCCAAGTAG